The sequence below is a genomic window from Lolium perenne isolate Kyuss_39 chromosome 4, Kyuss_2.0, whole genome shotgun sequence.
taaaacaaggagataaattccagtggaacgaagaggccgacagagctttcgaggatctgaagcgaaaaatctcgacaccaccaatcctggtggctccaaaggaaaaggaacctctcctgctatatattgcagccacgccccaagtggttagcacggtattagttgtcgaaagagaagaagaagggaaaatccatggagtgcaatgCACAAGATACTTCGtggagcgaagtcttgtcaccttcaaaacaaaggtaccctcggtaccaaaaactagcatatggagtgttcacgacagcacgaaaattgcgccactatttttcggcacacccgatcatagtggtcaatgaagctcccttatcaaatatcttgaataacccgtgaagctacgggtcgtgtctccctttggggaatagaactttcccctcgggacatcacgtatgaaaaagaaaagcaataaagtcgcaaataccgcccggacttcatcgcagaatggatggagttgcaaaatacaggacctccagatttatcgagaacttggaccatgaactttgatgggtccaagagactagaaggagctggcgcagagtagtactcatatcacccgaaggcgacaaattaaagtacatcctccggatgacgttccttaacgcatctaacaatgaagcagaatatgaggctctcatacacgggatgaagatggcaaaagctgtgagcaactcgattaaaaatctttggcgactcacagttggtggctcggcaagttatgaaccaatgtgatgcaatcaatgatagcatgatggcatacaaggaggtgtacaacgagcttgagaagttattcgatggatgcgaagtaaatcatattagcaggttgagcaatgacgaagccgacgttcttgcaaacatcggatcacggtgccttccaatcccgccaggtgtattctgggaagagataacagagagatccactaagccaacaaagtcaaaaaagaaggagaagaaaccctcgggggctgccaaggaaaagcaagaggacgaagaagaagatcaggacttggtcatggtgatacagataccgtggatgcagccgtacatatcatacatcatgaggaaagaaatacccgatgatccagttgaagcaaggcgagtaattcgacgctccaaagctttacggtggtcaagggagaattgtataagcgaagtatttcgggcgtcttgcaaaggtgcgttacacccgaagaaggaagaataatctgaaggatgtacacgaaggaatatgtggccaccacgcaagtagtcgagctatcgcagccaaggtttttcgggcaggattctcttggttgacagcaatcgaggacgccaaggacatagtaagaacttgcgacgcatgtcaaaggttcgccgcaaaacctcactctcagcagagctagcaccaataccattgtcttggccctttgctcaatggggacttgatatggtgggtaagttacacaaatcctggccaggaggaaaggagtacatgctagtagctgtcgataagtttacaaagtggatagaagcgaagccgataaattcacaagatggagcatccgcatgataaaattcgtaaaaggcctcgtcttcagatttggagtgccccacggcATCGTctggacaacggcagcaacttcacatcccatgaattcaaagattattgcgaagaggtgggtattaagctgaactttgcgtcgccgcacatcctcaaaccaatgggcaagtcgagaaagccaatggcatcatctgcaatggtatcaagaagcgcttgttaggaccactggaaaaagctcgacatacctggccagaagaactaccaagcgtgttgtggagcatccgaacaacaccaaacacagcaacgcaggaaactccgtttttcctggttcatggagcagaagcagtactaccaatcgagatagagcacaactctccacgtgtcgctgaatatgatgaagaaacgtcgagaagagtgctagaagacgacgtcgacgcacttgatgaagctcgagatgaagtattatctcgggtaaccaaatatcaacaggacttgaagaattaccacgatcgacgtttgcggccaagatcttttcgaggtgggagacctagttcttcggctcacgcaaaaaagtcatgaaaaacccgagtcaccatggcttggcccttactttgtctcggaagtaattggaggaggagcatacagaataatggacaagaagacaggggtggaggagccaaaccctggaacgtggcgcaacttaggcgttttacgcctagagtcaaaatatagtctttgtaaagcttcaatgtacagaaacgcccgcgagttttcagacgcactcttttcctttttcggggcaccgagtggggccggagaaggtttttaatgaggcgggctcgcggtgctgcaatataataaagatagtgacaatataacttttcttctttatcgacatgaccaaagtcttcgctccgacgaatttcaatatagttcatcgacaaaaggaaaaacttgccttggtattcaaatacctcgtgagtcaacaaaaatacaaaatagtactcaataaaaagcttgggggctcatattcgccttaaatatataaatgccttggttcaaaacctcgcaagtatacaaatatagtaaagagtcaccgaaacactcgggggctaaacaaacagagaaatataatgattgctttacaatatagtcatggattacaaagaaaaaatatctacaagaagaaactaactagtcttgattcaatatgtcatcaagagtaaccctgttttcctcaggagcagcaccaagaaaatcggcataatggccatcggcaaaaaagtcggcatccatccgaagtaggtcttcaatcatttcttcggctataggcgtaaccttcgtgttaatcctgtcaacaccaactctccgacgttttactttttggtgaaccttctcgacaacctgggtaaggtcaagcttcgagtggcagatttggagcatgataagagcaaatctggcgccagctactagttgagctttgacaaaatcatggatactgcgagcatccttgaacctttccatcaattcaggaagagtttttggttggacgttccgaggaaacatggagttgtaaaccatggacaaggtcttggtacagaagtcgaggaaatcgcgagtttgagaggcacgatcttgaaatctgacaatttggcgggtcctttccggggtagcccaaaacaaagatccatggtccaaggagagattaacaaggagggttgtcctagcattcaccctctcttcctcggcagcagcatcagtaaaggcacctatcaaaacaaaaaagcggaaaccttcaaagaaacaatagtatgcagataaaggatatcagcggatgaaacaggcatacccgacatatctgcactggcttcattcattaattcgagcatgaaattttctcgaatagtcgccttttcagcctcggaagcagcaatttccttagcagctacggcctcgcgagcttgttgaagagcaattttttcggcttcagatgacttacgagattgctccatcatcacaagtgtttgcttcttcgcatactgaagttgttgccgaagttcatccagttcttgcgacaaggtatcgtcgacaggagcggtatcaccaaaagctttcctcgcgcgggaagaagaaggcgaaacattggaaggagcagaagatggagtatagttatcaaatatcaactgaaaaataaacaagacaacatcaaataacaagcaaagatagaagtcttcattaatctcttggaataattacaagggcattacagtggagttaagaaagtacgtgtcgccaaatgactactttggcgacgagaagcaaagaaacagaaaagaaaaacgagaggcatgcaactagacctccggcctcgaggagctaggagttgaagctggcttgatccccggatacgccaagatcttcttcgtgttgggcttggccgccttgatcagcgacctccatcttaatCGCTCTATCTgaccggtgtcgccaaccttcatccaatcaagcgtacattggctgtcggcaaccagggcaacaagatACTCTCGACAAagacaaccttcatattctctgacgcatcttcaatcccaggtcttccgaagcattaaacatcttggcgaggttaaggaaagttgcgggttcttctttcttcggaaagaaataagggaacaacgctgacaatcctgcattagcatttgccacgccttcacgaatttcgcgcccgtgaaactccagaagagaaagtgcgtcaaggagaggatcgttgacaggattatccagatcaaaatcctggtttgtttgggctgccacacgagacaagacatcagtcaaacaaccaagaaacaggaagtgcagtaaaataaaagggattgataatattactcagagtacgtcgactttgcgacttcaaacgcttgaggattccttcgtcacgagaagcttgtgcagctttgagctcatccaaggcagttgtcgcatcctcaagtttcttctgcagttcctcgacaccagcagctttcgccttagcttcatcagcttcgcccttggctttgctagcagcgagttcggctttcttgcgagccgcctcactttgctcaagtttttgagccagtgcgtcggcgcgttcgttagcctctgcaaatttctctgtcgagatatggaaaaaagagagaagaaagatcaaaaaatcgcggcaaccaacaggagtgacaaattaaggaaaaacgacaagtatgacagtcgttaccttcggctctattagcatattcacggtacccaataaattgggaaccgatgcggagaagatccttgatcataggctgttcaacgtgaacacagtaagagaaacatcggcataaaaaaaaaagagatgtgaagaaataaaataaagaaaatatagatgtcgacaaacttacatcatctaggagcggggCGATTTAACCGCCCAAgcgaggggcaggatcaacaatcttttcaacccgtgccctttttggtgaaggggcacgggggctcgaaggagtagatgtatcaacattttgttgaggaggcgacgattcctccccttcaactggtttttctgaaattactaaagtatgtgacgtgctcgttcgagcagccacatctaaagttggagtttcttcatcatcactgtgacaaaatagtggcagcataaaaagcaaggcaaaataaaattcttcaaataaaaaaggaaaagagcaaggaacctacgagctaatgatactctcgatgtatggatcataagctgcttttcgaggtgcaggagcagtttcttcgggtttcgaggtcccggaatcttcggcattgctccttttccttttgctcttcggagaaacagcaggaggaggagattgtgctgatgttgtatcttcagaggcagcatccttctcagtagatcccgcagattttcgagaatttgcgggttcattcacaaaagagggggtctcctggttgacatcatcgacaacggctctttcttcgacctctccatcctcaggaagaggaggaagggaagccatagtaggatgattctacaaagaaatagtgacaaaagagaataagtgagataccaccgcaaataagatacgaggaacagttcaaaacaagataaaacttcgagaagacaaaatacctcgggaagaggattggaagcaccgtatggttccactcgacggaggagggaataggatccttcttgcctaatcgagaaattcttcgaaccaatttttccaagtccttctggaaagatctttggagattctgttggcgtcattttcacgagaatacgtccaaaggggatttttgcgagctgaagaggctgcactctaatcctaaggaagtaggcagtaatttgaacaccagatagctctttgcctcgagtgttttgaagatgacggatacgagccatgagcgcctcgtcgctttttctcttcttcgaagcttcggcatcccagaacggcgacgctgaatcctggcacttccgtcgaaaggaactatgttgtgctccacagaattggcgctttcttcgtggatgtagagccactttttgcgccatccttggacagaatcagggaaacttgacgtcgaaataatcgacatcagtccgaacacagataacaacgccacctatgttataagtgacgttgtgggagccattacggcggaggcagaaaatgcgcttccacgagcccaattgggagtgattccgaggaagcattcgcaaagtgtgataaaaatagaaatgtgaaggatggaattgggagtcaaccggtgcagctgaatcccataaacaaaaagaaggccgcggaggaaatcgtggattggggttgaaaggccgcggatcaggtgatcaacaaaactaacccgatactccattggaggcttggggtagctttcttcgctaggaaagcggatggcgtcctccttcgtcatgaggccgagcctcttcagcgtgttgatgtcttgattggagattttggatctctcccactcaagatcctcggcggccatcttggattccggcgtgccGTGGCGAGTcgagacgcgtgcgcggtggcatcaacggcggtgggcgagcaatgtatgtgcgtacggaagattggagagagttgggcgcaggggaagttttgcgaaaaggaacaggtgagcggcgcaagcgaggggatgaacgaaggttgaagaagggtttatataagattcgggtgaagcagtgtgccgttggatgaagaaatcgtgtggtgaggatggatcttctagacacaagggcaaaagagtatttttactgaaataggcgttaccgtacgtgcgccaggaaaagcggaggatgtgtgtccactacttgcacgacgtgtcaacgtagtcgaagcaatggacccacagggcagaaaaatcacgactattcgaggaggatgaagtaaatttgattaagggaagtatgtcgacaagaaaaacggcgacagaaagaattattcaatacctcgggaacctttggtcaaatacaagtttttgcccaaatgctcgggggctacttcagaaaaaagtaaattttcgagtatgataaatatagaaattgcgggagcctacaaccaagcacaagtccttggctgtggcctcgggggctactcccatcgagaacgctgttcgcgcacccgagagataaaaaaaagagagaagaagaaagagatcatattgggaagtaatgaaaatatagcgacaaggtggactaaaatgttgagcctacaaccaagcacaagttcttggttgtagcctcgaaactactcccatcgggaacgctgttcgcgtgcccgatgaaattaacaaaaatagaaaaacaagagagtatatttcgagttataattaactctacatatactcccatcgggagaacaatataagtcatatatgactcgataaaatgtgccattccaacagccggaaaagcactcgacaat
It includes:
- the LOC139830224 gene encoding uncharacterized protein, which codes for MIKDLLRIGSQFIGYREYANRAEEKFAEANERADALAQKLEQSEAARKKAELAASKAKGEADEAKAKAAGVEELQKKLEDATTALDELKAAQASRDEGILKRLKSQSRRTLTQTNQDFDLDNPVNDPLLDALSLLEFHGREIREGVANANAGLSALFPYFFPKKEEPATFLNLAKMFNASEDLGLKMRQRI